The Parvibaculaceae bacterium PLY_AMNH_Bact1 genome window below encodes:
- a CDS encoding gamma-glutamylcyclotransferase (Derived by automated computational analysis using gene prediction method: Protein Homology. GO_function: GO:0003839 - gamma-glutamylcyclotransferase activity [Evidence IEA]; GO_process: GO:0006751 - glutathione catabolic process [Evidence IEA]) → MTRKSSDPQTNKTSRRPGSLPGDGTIRREDITPAFIDRLERQVASLPGYSLISHEERETSRQTFLAGRRKNQGLWVFGYGSLMWNPAIHVARTARSTLFGYHRAFCLHLVIGRGSPKKPGLMLGLDAGGSCVGLAHHIAPEHVESETEILWLREMVGTGYVPKTVKLRIGSKLVEGLTFVANRQSKRYAGRIPFKKAVRRMASAEGDIGTNRDYLYRTIAHLNEFGLAEGPLHALERAVRERAGDL, encoded by the coding sequence ATGACTCGAAAATCGTCTGACCCTCAGACGAACAAGACATCCCGTCGCCCAGGTTCCCTTCCGGGCGATGGGACCATTCGCCGTGAAGACATCACGCCAGCGTTTATTGATCGGTTAGAACGCCAAGTCGCAAGCCTGCCAGGCTATTCGCTCATTTCACATGAAGAACGAGAAACCTCTCGGCAGACGTTTCTTGCCGGCCGCCGCAAGAACCAGGGCCTCTGGGTGTTTGGGTATGGCTCGCTCATGTGGAACCCGGCTATTCATGTCGCTCGAACGGCACGGTCCACGCTTTTTGGCTACCACCGGGCGTTCTGCCTGCATCTGGTCATTGGACGGGGCAGTCCCAAGAAACCTGGGCTCATGTTGGGCCTGGATGCGGGCGGTTCTTGTGTGGGCCTCGCCCACCACATTGCCCCTGAACATGTAGAAAGCGAAACGGAAATCCTGTGGCTGCGCGAGATGGTGGGCACAGGGTATGTCCCCAAGACCGTGAAACTCAGAATCGGCTCAAAATTGGTTGAGGGCCTTACATTCGTTGCCAACCGGCAAAGCAAACGGTATGCCGGGCGCATTCCGTTTAAGAAAGCGGTGCGCCGTATGGCAAGTGCGGAAGGCGATATCGGAACGAATAGAGACTATCTCTACCGTACCATCGCCCATCTAAACGAGTTTGGCCTCGCTGAAGGTCCCTTGCACGCCCTTGAGCGCGCCGTCCGCGAACGCGCTGGAGACCTTTGA
- a CDS encoding MFS transporter (Derived by automated computational analysis using gene prediction method: Protein Homology.): MPKESPVSTETHNQSDQHGRSDLHWYMGGVSAYFFSGGVQTVLFPWLLVFVLHESAALTGVAQMFAMLPMLILGLFGGATADRKELRRYLMRLQLAAGLAPIALAALYIAGYLSYEVLIGYAIVLAALGAFTMPARDSLLNRVANSSLGGNIQQAVSMATGAQFMSQVVGLLIGGLATVVGAVPLMAAQSASLIVAAVTTMRLPKAPPTVRHAPHEDRPSQLSQIREGIDIVWQNQDLRSVILMMFFAGILYIGVFMVLFPILIRDVYGGDSFEIAFINICFFGGIGVSSMVQTRLRPIKRQGRAIMLAMCSGSIMMVFVHFHPPLWAVYTLALCWGLSSGVSMSQSRAIVQIAAVDSHRARVLSVFQLGMMGGGPIGAFGAGFVIEALGPLDAVLVPSSCMVVLWLLIFFLTNMWKIEAGTGQAAKTA; the protein is encoded by the coding sequence GTGCCTAAGGAATCCCCCGTGTCGACAGAAACCCACAATCAATCTGACCAGCATGGGCGATCTGACCTGCATTGGTACATGGGTGGTGTCTCCGCTTACTTCTTTTCCGGCGGTGTACAGACGGTTCTCTTTCCCTGGCTCCTTGTCTTTGTCCTGCACGAAAGCGCAGCACTCACTGGTGTGGCGCAGATGTTTGCCATGCTACCCATGCTCATTCTGGGGCTCTTTGGTGGCGCAACGGCAGACAGGAAAGAATTGCGCCGCTATCTGATGCGCCTGCAACTGGCAGCGGGCTTAGCGCCCATTGCCCTCGCGGCACTCTACATAGCCGGATATCTGAGTTACGAAGTCCTTATCGGCTATGCGATCGTACTCGCAGCCCTTGGTGCCTTCACCATGCCCGCGCGCGACTCCCTTCTGAACAGAGTTGCCAATTCAAGCCTTGGCGGAAATATCCAGCAGGCGGTCTCAATGGCGACCGGCGCGCAGTTCATGTCACAGGTTGTCGGCCTGCTTATTGGCGGGCTTGCGACCGTCGTGGGAGCTGTTCCTTTGATGGCCGCACAATCTGCATCGCTCATTGTCGCAGCTGTAACAACGATGCGGCTTCCAAAAGCCCCGCCGACTGTCAGACACGCCCCTCACGAAGATAGGCCGTCACAGCTCAGTCAGATCCGCGAAGGAATTGACATCGTCTGGCAGAACCAGGATCTGCGTTCCGTCATCCTGATGATGTTTTTTGCGGGCATCCTTTATATCGGCGTCTTTATGGTGCTCTTCCCAATCCTGATCCGCGATGTTTATGGCGGCGACTCATTCGAGATCGCCTTCATCAATATCTGTTTCTTCGGCGGAATCGGTGTGTCATCGATGGTGCAGACGCGGCTGCGGCCCATCAAACGCCAGGGCCGCGCCATCATGCTCGCCATGTGTTCTGGCTCCATCATGATGGTGTTTGTGCACTTTCATCCGCCGCTCTGGGCCGTGTACACACTCGCATTGTGCTGGGGATTGTCGTCGGGTGTTTCTATGAGCCAGTCCCGGGCGATTGTGCAAATCGCCGCCGTGGACAGTCACCGGGCACGCGTACTATCCGTCTTTCAGCTCGGCATGATGGGCGGGGGACCGATTGGTGCGTTCGGTGCGGGCTTTGTTATTGAGGCGCTTGGACCACTGGACGCGGTGCTTGTACCCTCGTCGTGCATGGTTGTGCTCTGGCTTCTGATCTTCTTTTTGACCAATATGTGGAAGATCGAAGCAGGAACGGGCCAGGCAGCAAAAACCGCCTGA
- a CDS encoding MFS transporter (Derived by automated computational analysis using gene prediction method: Protein Homology.) → MRAMNLYFGGLVTWFGAIGIQTVLFPFLVTGQLALGPAELGFAMMALFLPTMLLIMVGGATADHVDGRRILILVHFLSGLPALGILIAHLMGALTYEVLIVYALAMGVAGAFIIPARDSLLTHIAEGKIQKAVMIATICQFGAQMLGFGLAALEPYIGIAVIFLSQVALLWTGALLAFRLPTHKPEGATAPSLAAIIDGFREVGRDPRLLTPTAMVFGIGILLFGTAQVVLPFIVRDVFDAGENLARDIAIVNVFMMCGIVFTATLIGRMGGIERQGRALVLALGFGAFVMASFGFVPTFWALSLATFAWGCGGGVAMTMNRTIIQESAPASHRGRILAVFQMGVLGGGPIGALISGFLIELWGPQNAVLLPAAGMIVMLLLVCLVSPIWSLRSPVVSAAAD, encoded by the coding sequence ATGCGCGCGATGAACCTCTATTTTGGTGGCCTAGTCACATGGTTCGGCGCCATTGGTATTCAAACAGTTTTGTTTCCGTTCCTGGTCACCGGACAGTTGGCCCTAGGTCCGGCTGAACTTGGCTTTGCCATGATGGCCCTCTTTCTCCCGACTATGTTGCTGATCATGGTTGGTGGCGCGACTGCTGACCATGTGGATGGGCGCCGAATATTGATCCTCGTGCATTTTCTCTCAGGTCTTCCTGCTCTGGGCATATTGATCGCGCACCTGATGGGTGCGCTGACCTACGAAGTCTTGATTGTCTATGCGCTCGCCATGGGCGTCGCCGGAGCCTTCATTATTCCGGCTCGCGACTCTCTCCTCACGCATATTGCCGAGGGGAAAATTCAAAAGGCGGTCATGATCGCCACCATCTGTCAATTTGGTGCACAAATGCTGGGCTTTGGTCTTGCTGCCCTCGAACCCTATATCGGCATCGCGGTCATTTTCCTCTCTCAAGTCGCGCTCTTGTGGACGGGTGCCCTGCTCGCCTTTCGTCTTCCGACTCATAAACCCGAAGGGGCCACCGCCCCCTCCCTCGCAGCGATCATTGACGGGTTTCGCGAAGTCGGGCGAGACCCGCGTCTGCTGACCCCTACGGCAATGGTGTTTGGGATCGGCATCCTGCTTTTTGGAACCGCCCAAGTTGTTCTGCCGTTCATCGTGCGGGACGTCTTCGACGCGGGTGAAAACCTTGCGCGCGATATCGCGATCGTCAATGTCTTCATGATGTGCGGCATTGTTTTTACAGCGACACTCATTGGCCGTATGGGTGGCATTGAAAGACAGGGCCGCGCTCTTGTGCTCGCTCTTGGGTTCGGTGCCTTTGTGATGGCGTCATTCGGTTTCGTCCCTACTTTCTGGGCCCTGTCGCTCGCGACCTTTGCATGGGGCTGCGGCGGTGGCGTCGCCATGACCATGAACCGCACCATCATTCAAGAATCTGCCCCGGCAAGTCATCGCGGCCGCATTCTTGCGGTCTTTCAGATGGGGGTGCTGGGTGGCGGTCCCATCGGTGCTCTCATTTCAGGATTCCTGATCGAGTTGTGGGGACCGCAAAATGCCGTGCTGCTGCCAGCGGCGGGCATGATTGTCATGCTCTTGCTGGTATGCCTTGTCAGCCCGATCTGGAGCTTGCGTTCGCCTGTCGTTTCCGCAGCGGCGGACTGA
- a CDS encoding OmpA family protein (Derived by automated computational analysis using gene prediction method: Protein Homology.) codes for MSLLRPALLSVALMMGAALALPAHAVETHSSGKTCRNQQGVGGKFDREFFVFFDVSSTALDNDDKAIIREVYERAEGQHAVQICLFGKASKTGDPASNAALARGRSEAVATELRRLGWERGRIAIEPEGETWGWLEDLTWEAGEDRRVRIRLSK; via the coding sequence ATGTCTCTTCTTCGACCAGCTCTGCTTTCCGTCGCACTGATGATGGGAGCCGCACTCGCCCTTCCAGCCCACGCTGTTGAAACACATTCGTCTGGAAAGACCTGCCGCAATCAACAAGGTGTTGGGGGCAAGTTCGACCGTGAGTTTTTCGTGTTTTTCGATGTAAGCTCCACAGCACTGGACAATGATGACAAAGCCATCATTCGCGAAGTCTATGAACGCGCGGAAGGACAGCACGCTGTTCAGATCTGCCTGTTCGGTAAAGCAAGCAAGACCGGCGATCCGGCTTCCAATGCAGCTTTGGCCCGTGGACGGTCTGAAGCAGTGGCAACAGAGTTGCGGCGTCTGGGATGGGAACGCGGCCGGATTGCAATAGAGCCGGAAGGCGAAACCTGGGGCTGGCTTGAAGATCTCACCTGGGAAGCCGGAGAAGATCGGCGCGTCCGTATCAGACTGTCGAAATAG
- a CDS encoding hypothetical protein (Derived by automated computational analysis using gene prediction method: GeneMarkS-2+.), producing MLAARPVRKRRAKPGERLAKMRSQQTERLEYQGYVIPLHPMIGHNLGPGLFDWDRLERRQMKEAHMAAWAGPSQETAIRRFKKAQSLGLSYRDYVLEILERGRYL from the coding sequence ATGTTGGCTGCCCGACCCGTCAGAAAACGTCGCGCTAAACCCGGTGAGCGCCTCGCGAAAATGCGGTCGCAACAGACGGAACGGCTGGAATATCAGGGCTACGTAATTCCACTCCATCCCATGATCGGGCACAATCTGGGTCCGGGCCTTTTTGACTGGGACCGCCTGGAACGGCGCCAGATGAAAGAAGCCCATATGGCGGCCTGGGCTGGTCCGTCCCAGGAAACAGCCATTCGTCGGTTCAAAAAAGCACAGTCGCTTGGTCTTTCTTATCGCGATTATGTCTTGGAAATTCTCGAACGGGGCCGCTACCTTTAG
- a CDS encoding crotonase/enoyl-CoA hydratase family protein (Derived by automated computational analysis using gene prediction method: Protein Homology.), which yields MSYETIKYEVEDNILTITLHRPEKMNAFTGQMMLDMIDAFDRADADDDVRAIIITGEGKAFCAGADLSAGAKTFDYEKRDDRPDKGGSAATADGEIDWSHPSVRDGGGRLTLRIYESLKPVIGAINGAAVGIGVTMQLPMDIRLASEKARFGFVFARRGIVPEACSSWFLPRVVGVSQALEWIYSGKVFDAQEALRGGLVREVLPEDQLLPKAREIAREIADNTAPVSIALSRQLVWRMAGADHPMEAHKLDSRSIFSRGASADAKEGVMSFLEKRPATYPCKVSEDMPVFFPWWDEREYE from the coding sequence ATGAGCTACGAGACAATCAAATATGAGGTTGAGGACAACATCTTGACCATCACTCTGCATCGGCCAGAGAAGATGAACGCGTTCACCGGACAGATGATGCTCGACATGATCGATGCCTTTGATCGGGCGGATGCCGATGATGATGTCCGCGCGATCATTATCACAGGTGAGGGCAAAGCTTTTTGTGCAGGTGCTGACCTGTCAGCAGGCGCAAAAACCTTCGATTATGAAAAGCGGGACGACCGGCCCGACAAAGGCGGTTCTGCGGCGACAGCTGATGGCGAGATCGACTGGAGCCATCCCTCTGTACGTGATGGTGGCGGACGCTTGACGTTGCGTATCTATGAAAGCCTGAAACCGGTGATTGGTGCCATCAACGGGGCTGCCGTTGGCATTGGTGTCACGATGCAGCTGCCCATGGATATTCGCCTTGCTTCAGAGAAGGCGCGTTTCGGTTTCGTGTTTGCCCGTCGAGGCATTGTTCCCGAAGCCTGTTCCAGCTGGTTTCTGCCCCGCGTCGTTGGCGTGAGCCAGGCACTGGAATGGATTTATTCAGGCAAAGTGTTCGACGCGCAGGAAGCGCTTCGCGGCGGCCTCGTGCGGGAAGTGTTGCCCGAAGATCAGCTCTTGCCGAAGGCACGGGAAATCGCGCGTGAGATTGCTGACAACACAGCGCCCGTGTCGATTGCGCTTTCGCGTCAGCTTGTATGGCGCATGGCGGGTGCGGACCACCCGATGGAAGCACACAAGCTGGACAGCCGGTCCATCTTCTCCCGTGGTGCATCAGCAGACGCAAAGGAAGGCGTTATGTCGTTCCTCGAAAAACGCCCAGCAACTTATCCGTGCAAGGTGTCTGAAGACATGCCTGTCTTCTTCCCTTGGTGGGACGAACGCGAATACGAATAG
- a CDS encoding MaoC family dehydratase (Derived by automated computational analysis using gene prediction method: Protein Homology.) encodes MRIFDTVADYAAEKGKEIGVSDWVEIDQDRINMFAEATGDHQWIHIDPERTQKELGMPTIAHGYLTLSLLPKLMGEISGVKSVTRGINYGSNSVRFTNMVPVGSRVRGRLTLKDASPKSGGTQIINEVAIEIEGQERPALIAETITLLFE; translated from the coding sequence ATGCGCATTTTTGACACCGTTGCTGACTACGCGGCGGAAAAAGGAAAAGAAATCGGCGTCAGCGACTGGGTCGAAATCGATCAGGACCGCATCAACATGTTTGCCGAAGCAACTGGCGACCATCAGTGGATCCACATTGATCCTGAACGCACCCAGAAAGAACTGGGTATGCCGACCATTGCGCACGGCTACCTGACCCTTTCACTGCTGCCAAAGCTCATGGGCGAAATCAGCGGTGTGAAGAGTGTGACCCGCGGGATCAATTACGGTTCTAACAGCGTCCGCTTCACCAACATGGTGCCGGTTGGCTCTCGGGTCCGTGGCCGACTAACGTTGAAAGACGCGTCGCCAAAGAGCGGTGGCACGCAGATCATCAATGAAGTCGCCATTGAGATCGAAGGCCAGGAACGCCCCGCGCTGATCGCTGAAACGATCACACTTCTTTTCGAATAG
- a CDS encoding S9 family peptidase (Derived by automated computational analysis using gene prediction method: Protein Homology.) yields MPLSLPPTTPIADERPVEDTRHGITRSDRYDWLRDPDWQTLMKDPSVLQQNIRAYLEAENTYADAAFEPLEELRGTLFAEIKGRIKEDDSSVPAPHGRWLYYSKYETGAQHPLFCRKPRSGDESETVILDGNKEAEAQAYFKIGGASRSPDDALFAWSCDVKGSEYFTLKIRDIKTSTDLADTIPDTRGGAAWALDNATFFYVRVDENHRPSKVFRHRLGEDPANDVCIYEEADPGFFVSVGTVQSGRFIVISAHDHQTSESHLIDATTPNAEPQLVAARESGVEYDLEHDAPRNRFLIVTNADDAEDFKLVEAPTGSPDRSTWRDVIPHRPGTLLLDQCAYRDFHVRLEREDGLNKIVVRALDDDSEHAISFEEEAFDLGFMAGLEYETSQVRFAYSSMTTPEQIFDYDMGSRARTLLKEQEVPSGHEPKDYVTERIFATAKDGAQVPISLVYRAGTQLDGSAPCLLYGYGAYGISMPASFSVSRLSLIDRGFIYAIAHIRGGKERGYGWYKDGKLEKKQNTFTDFIAAGEHLAAQGYTSRGNITAHGGSAGGMLMGAVANLAPDLFKGIVAEVAFVDVLNTMLDDSLPLTPPEWLEWGNPIEDKSAYEAIAAYSPYDNVTAQAYPNILALAGLTDPRVTYWEPAKWVAKLRAHSTSGNAILFKTNMDAGHGGAAGRFERLKETALVYAFALAIHGLT; encoded by the coding sequence ATGCCTCTCTCGCTTCCTCCGACCACGCCTATTGCCGATGAACGCCCTGTTGAAGACACACGCCACGGCATTACCCGATCTGACCGTTATGACTGGCTCAGAGACCCGGACTGGCAAACACTGATGAAGGACCCAAGTGTCCTCCAACAGAATATTCGGGCGTATCTGGAAGCAGAAAACACGTATGCGGACGCGGCCTTCGAACCACTGGAGGAACTCCGTGGAACGCTTTTCGCGGAGATTAAAGGGCGGATCAAGGAGGATGACAGTTCTGTCCCCGCCCCTCACGGGCGTTGGCTCTATTATTCGAAATATGAAACCGGCGCGCAGCACCCGCTCTTCTGTCGCAAACCCCGCTCGGGCGACGAAAGCGAGACGGTGATCCTCGATGGCAACAAAGAAGCCGAAGCGCAAGCCTATTTCAAAATTGGCGGTGCATCGCGCAGTCCCGACGATGCGCTCTTCGCCTGGAGCTGTGACGTTAAAGGATCAGAATATTTCACGCTTAAGATCCGCGACATCAAAACAAGCACTGACCTCGCCGACACCATTCCTGATACCAGAGGCGGGGCAGCCTGGGCACTCGACAATGCCACCTTCTTTTATGTGCGGGTTGATGAGAACCATCGCCCCAGCAAAGTGTTCCGCCACCGATTAGGGGAAGACCCGGCAAATGATGTCTGTATCTATGAAGAAGCAGACCCCGGCTTCTTCGTGAGTGTGGGCACGGTACAAAGCGGTCGCTTTATCGTGATCAGCGCCCATGACCACCAAACCAGTGAAAGCCATCTGATCGACGCGACCACGCCCAACGCAGAGCCGCAGCTTGTGGCTGCGCGCGAATCCGGTGTTGAATATGACCTGGAGCATGACGCGCCAAGAAATCGTTTTCTGATCGTCACGAATGCCGATGATGCAGAAGACTTCAAACTGGTAGAAGCACCGACCGGGTCACCAGACCGGAGCACCTGGCGCGATGTCATCCCCCATCGCCCCGGAACACTGCTGCTCGATCAGTGTGCTTATAGGGATTTTCATGTCCGCTTAGAACGGGAAGACGGCCTGAACAAAATTGTCGTCCGGGCACTCGACGATGACAGTGAACACGCGATCTCCTTTGAAGAAGAGGCGTTTGATCTTGGTTTCATGGCCGGCCTTGAATATGAGACATCTCAGGTGCGCTTTGCCTATTCTTCCATGACCACGCCGGAACAGATTTTCGACTATGACATGGGCTCGCGAGCGCGAACGCTTCTGAAAGAACAGGAAGTGCCGAGCGGCCATGAGCCCAAAGATTATGTGACGGAGCGTATTTTTGCGACAGCCAAAGATGGCGCGCAGGTTCCTATTTCTCTTGTTTATCGTGCGGGAACACAACTCGATGGATCAGCGCCCTGCCTGCTCTATGGCTATGGCGCCTATGGCATCTCTATGCCAGCATCTTTCTCAGTCAGTCGTCTGAGCCTCATTGATCGCGGCTTCATCTATGCCATTGCCCATATTCGGGGCGGAAAAGAACGCGGCTATGGCTGGTACAAAGACGGCAAGCTCGAGAAGAAACAAAACACCTTCACGGACTTTATTGCCGCAGGCGAACACCTTGCTGCGCAAGGCTATACGTCTAGAGGTAACATCACCGCTCACGGTGGCAGCGCGGGCGGCATGCTGATGGGCGCGGTTGCAAACCTCGCTCCAGATCTCTTTAAAGGTATTGTCGCAGAAGTGGCTTTCGTCGATGTGCTTAACACCATGCTGGACGACAGTTTGCCGCTCACGCCGCCGGAATGGTTGGAATGGGGAAACCCGATTGAGGACAAATCAGCTTATGAGGCGATTGCGGCCTACTCGCCTTATGACAATGTCACCGCCCAAGCCTATCCAAACATCCTGGCACTCGCAGGCCTGACCGACCCACGGGTGACCTATTGGGAACCGGCAAAGTGGGTTGCCAAACTGCGCGCGCATTCAACCAGCGGCAATGCCATTCTGTTCAAGACCAATATGGATGCAGGCCATGGAGGCGCTGCCGGGCGCTTTGAGCGGCTCAAGGAAACCGCTCTTGTCTATGCGTTTGCCCTCGCCATCCACGGATTGACGTGA
- a CDS encoding AMP-binding protein (Derived by automated computational analysis using gene prediction method: Protein Homology.) translates to MFHPCHHAAKNPDKPAYIMAATGEVVTYGELEDRTNQAAQLFRSEGLKPGDAIAIFMENNARFLELCWAAQRAGLYFTAISSRLTAPEVDYIVDDCGAKLFFTSSAIGAVANELVGQGQLKGVTKRFMINGKDDGYESYEEARNGMPTDRIADETAGTDMLYSSGTTGRPKGIRRKLSGGPIDEGEGLLNLVTLLYGMTEETMYLSPAPLYHAAPLRYNMSVQRIGGTCIVMDHFDPEESLKLIEKHKITHSQWVPTMFVRMLKMPQGELRQYDLSSHKVAIHAAAPCPVPVKQQMIEWWGPVIYEYYAGSEGNGFCQLNSEEWMEHKGSVGKPLLGSVHICDEDGNELPVGEAGTIYFAPAEDADPDDMFEYHNDPDKTKDSRHPSKRGWSTLGDVGRVDEDGYLYLTDRKAFMIISGGVNIYPQEAENVLITHPKVADVAVIGVPNEDFGEEVKAVVQPVDWNEAGPDLEAELMDFCKEQLAQIKCPRSVDFDEELPRHPTGKLYKRLVRDRYWGNHDSKIV, encoded by the coding sequence ATGTTCCACCCATGCCACCACGCCGCCAAAAACCCCGATAAGCCCGCCTACATCATGGCGGCGACCGGGGAAGTTGTGACCTATGGCGAACTGGAAGACCGCACCAACCAAGCCGCGCAATTGTTCCGCTCTGAAGGCCTGAAGCCTGGCGACGCAATTGCCATTTTTATGGAAAACAACGCGCGTTTTCTGGAACTCTGTTGGGCGGCGCAGCGGGCCGGCCTCTATTTTACGGCAATTTCCTCGCGCCTGACCGCGCCTGAGGTCGACTATATTGTGGACGATTGCGGTGCGAAGCTTTTCTTCACCTCAAGCGCAATTGGCGCCGTAGCCAACGAGCTTGTCGGCCAAGGCCAGCTCAAAGGCGTCACAAAACGCTTCATGATCAATGGCAAAGATGATGGCTATGAGAGCTATGAAGAAGCTCGCAACGGAATGCCAACGGACCGAATTGCAGATGAGACAGCGGGCACAGACATGCTCTACTCCTCTGGCACAACAGGACGGCCAAAGGGTATTCGTCGGAAACTTTCAGGAGGGCCGATTGACGAAGGCGAAGGCCTGCTCAATCTGGTGACACTCCTTTACGGAATGACCGAAGAGACCATGTATCTCTCACCCGCGCCGCTCTATCACGCAGCACCCTTGCGCTACAATATGTCAGTTCAGCGTATTGGGGGCACCTGCATCGTGATGGATCATTTTGATCCAGAAGAGTCGCTGAAACTGATTGAAAAGCACAAAATTACCCACTCACAATGGGTACCGACCATGTTTGTCCGCATGCTGAAAATGCCACAGGGCGAACTTCGACAATACGACCTCTCATCCCACAAAGTTGCCATTCACGCAGCAGCGCCCTGCCCGGTTCCGGTCAAACAACAGATGATCGAATGGTGGGGCCCTGTCATCTATGAATATTATGCAGGCTCTGAGGGCAACGGGTTCTGCCAGCTTAATTCCGAAGAGTGGATGGAGCATAAAGGTTCGGTGGGTAAACCGCTGCTTGGGTCGGTTCATATTTGTGATGAAGATGGCAACGAGCTTCCCGTTGGCGAAGCCGGAACCATCTATTTTGCACCGGCAGAGGATGCAGACCCGGACGATATGTTCGAGTATCATAATGATCCAGACAAAACGAAAGACTCGCGCCACCCATCCAAACGCGGCTGGTCAACGCTCGGCGACGTGGGCCGTGTCGATGAAGACGGGTATCTCTACCTCACAGACCGCAAAGCGTTCATGATCATTTCCGGCGGTGTGAACATCTATCCGCAGGAAGCGGAGAATGTTCTCATCACTCATCCTAAAGTCGCAGACGTCGCCGTCATCGGCGTTCCAAATGAAGACTTTGGCGAAGAAGTGAAGGCCGTCGTGCAACCGGTAGACTGGAATGAAGCCGGGCCTGATCTCGAAGCGGAACTGATGGATTTCTGCAAAGAGCAGTTGGCACAGATCAAGTGCCCGCGCTCAGTGGATTTTGACGAGGAACTGCCGCGTCACCCAACAGGTAAGCTCTACAAGCGTCTCGTGCGGGATCGCTATTGGGGCAATCATGACTCGAAAATCGTCTGA